GGGAAGAGAAAAAGAGGAAGACCGCCATTGAAGAAAAACAATGAAGATGATGAGTTAGAGCATACAATGCCTAGGAAGAAGTCAAGAGTAAAGAAAAGGCAACAAACTAGTGAGATTCAAAATGCTTTGTTGGATGGGATTTTAAACAATAGAAATGATGATGAAGGGTTGTCAAGAATTAGTGAGGCATATCTTCCTCTTAAGTTTAGGTTTGGTGATGAGAAAGTTGTGCCAAAAAAATCAGAAGATGAACAAGAATTAGAGGGTCTCTTCATGGATATGGACTTTGCTCTTGGAATTTGTGATATTGGTTTACAAGCTTCTGTTAAGGTAAGGTTTCCTTTCTTCTATTTGTTTGTTTACTTTATACTAGTTTTTTGAGTTATACTTTAACTAGGTAATACTCGAGCCATGCTAGTTTTCTTTAGTAGTAACTATTACGTATGAACTTTCTCTATTATAATGATATCTTTGCCTTTGAAACAATGCATTGGTGTTTCTTGACTTGATTGTTGTTAATAGTTATGGAGTACTTACTGTATACATAAAGGAAAAGGCAAAAAAAATGACATATCATTCTGTAATTAGTTATATTCTTGTGCtttttttgcaatgaagagAATGGCATTGTATGAGTACATAGAAGTGTGAAACAGAACTTCTTTCATTTACCTTTTAGGAAGATTTAACACTAAGAACTGTAGAATTTGTGTTTTAGCACCCTTAAACTCGGAAATTGAATGACATCTCTGAATCACTTTGcaggatgatgatgaagatgacaATGCTGTTCTATGTCATAGCGCGAATATGCAGAAAAAGCTTTGCGTTGAAGGAAAACACTACTGGATTCATGATGATGAGATTGGAATCAAGTGCAAGTTCTGTAAAATTGTGAAAGTTGAGATGAAATATGTCACACCTGATTTTGTAAGTCACAAAACCATTCTAATTCTCACTATATTTTGTATTCATTAGAACATGCTTTTACCGTAACACTATGAGAAGTTGAGAAGGGAAAAATACATGCTTATTATAGTTGCACATTATGGTTTAATTGTGTTCAAAATATCTAGTCAGATCATCATCTTTAATTGATAATGTACATAAATCATGTAGCTTTATATTATGCATATTAACAGCGCGAATTTTGGTAAAGTCTGGTAGTGTGATCTTTTGATTATATCAGAATGAAACTGGTAGTTGAATGTCCATTTTAAGATTTGCTTTTGCAATTATAGGTTTACTACACTTGGTACTTCCTTTATGACTTGAAAATGTGGTTCTGCATGTTTAGTCACAAAACCATTCTAATTTTCACTATTTTTTGTACACTATTATGATTTAATTGTGTTAAAAATTATCTAGCAAGTCAGATCAGCATCATTAATCAACTAATTACCATAAATCATGTAGCTTTACATTATGCAAACTAACACCGCGAATTTTGTTAGCCTGATAGTGTGGTCTTCTTTTTTTACATCAGTATAAAATTGGTAAGATTGCTTTTGATGTATTTGCATTATAGGTTAACAGACTTGTACTTCCTTTATGACTTGAAATTGTGGTTTTTGCATGTTTAGGCCAAAGATCGTCATCTTTAATTAgtaatttacataaatcatgtaGCTTCATATTATGCATATTAACAGCGCGAGTTTTGATTACATCAGTATGAAATTAGCAGTTGAATGTCCATTTTAAGATTGATTTTGATGTATTTGCATCATAGGTTACTTCCTTTATGACTTGAAATTATGGTTTTGTTTTGCATTGTTTAGGCCAAAGATCCATTCGGAATAACAGACAAAGAAAGATACACACAATTCCCTTACAATGACATCAGACTTTCTGACAAGTTTCAGTTCCCAGATTTAAGCTATGATGACATCAGAGGTGAACCTTCAGTTGATCATATTCCGGGTACAGTGTGGGACCTAGTTCCAGGAACTCTACTGAATTTACACCCTCATCAAAGAGATGGGTTTGAGTTCATATGGAGAAATATTGCAGGTGGAATAAAAATCAATGAACTTACTAAATCTACAGAATCATCTGGTAAAGGAGGGTGCATCATATGCCATGCACCAGGTACAGGAAAAACCAGATTAGCCATTGTTTTTCTGCAATCATACATGAAGCTATACCCTAAATCTAGGCCTGTAATTCTTGCACCTTATAGCATGCTTCGTACATGGGAAGAGGAGTTTTCTCGATGGAAAGTTGATAATGACATTGACATTCCTTTAATTAACTTCAATGAAAAGGAATTGTCAGGGAAAGAAGATGAGAATGTGATTAAAGCCTGTAATGGAAGTTTAAAAGATGAGAATACAATTAGGATTGCTAAGCTTCAAACTTGGTTTATGGGGAAAGGTGTTTTAGCTATTAGTTATGGACTTTTTCAGACACTAGCAGGTGATCATGGTAATAAGTCTTCTATTAATAAGAAGTTTAGGGAAGCTTTCCTAAAATGTCCTGGTTTATTAGTATTGGATGAAGGTCACACACCCAGAAATGAGAAGAGTGGAATATTTCAGGTTTTGTCAGAAGTTGTAACAAAGAAGAGAGTGATTTTATCAGGAACACCGTTTCAGAATAACTTTGAGGAACTTCATAACACGATTGCCCTTGTTCGAGAAGAGTTTGGTTTTGGTGTTCATTCTTTTAATCACTTAAATGATGATAGGAAAATCGAGAAGTTAAGGAAACAGATCAAACCCTTTGTTCATGTTCATAATGGTGAGATTTTAAGGGATACTCTTGGAGGATTGTTTCACTCATTAGTCGTGTTAAAACCTTCTGATCTGCAAAAGATGTTTTTCGACATATTAGCAACAATTAGAAGACATTTCATTAAATTCGATAACTTGATCTCTGTAACTTCTGTTCATCCCTCAATCTTCTATGAACAAGAAGAACCCGGCTTTTTCATTGATGAAGAACAAGAATTGTTGTTGAAGAAGCATAAAATGGATGTTGAAGCAGGAGTTAAAGTATGGTTTCTTATAGAGCTTATTAAGCTATGTAAAGGGGAAAGAGTTTTGGTGTTTGGACAATGTCTTTCACCCTTAAACTTCATAGGGGAATTACTGAAAACCCTTTTTCAATGGAATAAAGGGAAAGAGTTTCTTTATATTGATGGAAAACAGAATATGAAAGAAAGACAATCATCAATTAGTCTTTTTAATGACCCTAAAAGTGAGGCTAAAGTACTTTTAGCTTCAACTAAAGCATGTTGTGAAGGGATTAGTTTAGTGGGTGCTTCTAGAGTGGTGTTACTTGATGTTGTTTGGAACCCTTCTGTTGAAAGACAAGCTATAAGTAGGGCTTATAGACTAGGACAAAAGAAGGATGTGTTTGTTTATCAGCTTATTACTTCGGGTACTTTGGAAGAAGAGAAGTTTCGTAGACAGGCTGAAAAAGAACGGTTTTCAAAGCTGTTgttttcatcttcatcttcttcagagGAGGAAACTGTGCAGAAAAAGAAGAAAGGATTGAGGGTGGTTTCTGAGGATTGTGTTTTGGAAGAGATGACTAATCATGAAAATACCAAGAATATGTTTGAGAAGATTGTTAGTCAACCTAAAGCTGATGATTTTATCAAAACTTTTGGGTCTCTGAACATGTAGTATGCAGCATTGTACAGCTTCATAGTTATTTTTTCTgctgagattttttttttgtagtcaATTATCTGAAAAATGACTGCAGATTTAACCTGAGATTATCGCGTTTTTCTGATTTCTGAAAATGGAAGACAGAAATCAGAAGAGTGAAGTATTTCAGAAGATTGTCAGAACAGCAAAAAATGACTTTTGATTTGCATGATGAAATTTTAGCTATTCTTTACTATTGTGAAGTGGAAATTTTTGAATAAATGTATCTGTTACAGACTTACAGGTGATCTATTTGACTCGATTTCATATACGACTATCATAAGATTGTGACTCTTTTACTAGCTAGCAAtagttttgttttcttttctgtGATGATCTTCTGAAGAAAGTAATTCTGAAGTCTCAAAGGGATTGCTCAAGTGCTGGTTTTCTGGTGCAGCAATGAATTGCTCTTTTTCCTGCCTAGACTTGCATTACTTTGTTGCTACAATTACCTGTTTTTGATGTATGTACGTGGAATGGTAAAGACTAAACAAGTGATGTACGTACAATCTAAGTTGCATGGACTTttcattttacctcaaataCTCGTGTCGGATCCTCAATACTCTGACATGGACATCGACACTTCGACACTTCATTTTAGACCAAAATTATGCAACTTTTTCACAAAATTGTCGTGTCGGACACTTGGACACATATTTGTACGGGATAGCGCAATTACTATTCTCCCGAAAGTGGAACATGGAGGGGAATAGTTATTTATGCTACGTAGTAGTAAGAATTTATGATGATTTATTTGTATCCGTATGCAAGGAAATTCAAAGTTTACAACAAGTTTTTTGACCTTAAATTATTTCCTTACATGATTTGAGAAACCGTTTTAAGGATTTAAAGCCGTAAACTTTAACTAGTTAGTTACTCCAATTTGCAAGCGAGTAGACTAACCAAACGCCACAAACTTAAATTGATTAGCTAATTATTACTACTTCAGTACTTCGTATTCTTTTGTCCGAATGAGCCCCAACAAAGGCATTACCATTTACAAAAAGGACAAGGATAATTAAATTTACCTTTACGATAATTTTTATTGTACAACAAGTCCAGTGTATCTTTTCATTGCTCTGCCATTTACCAATGTTGctaacaacaaaaataatctttttctaatttttacaccaataaaaaaaaaatcaaagttaattttttttaaaagtccAAATTTGCTAAATGCCTAAATCACAGTTTCAATTTGATAGCAATTCAAATTCTCAGACAATTTCCACTTCAAAATTCGAGCGATTGCAAAATTGGGGTTTCCCATCAAGTTTTGGTAGTTGCTGCATCTTCAGATTGCAATTAAGGTGCTGCCTGCTTATTCTGTCTCTTCAAATCCCAGGATGAACCAAGAACAAAGCTCCCTTGTTCTACAATCTTCCTCCAACTTCTCACCACCCAAAGGTATAATCTTTCTGTGATCTCCTCTCTTTCAATTTCAATAGATTTCATTTTTTAATCAATCAAACAAttcaaacaattaaaaaataaatgcaGGGGTGAAGTTATCGTATGGAACAGCTGGGTTCAGAGCAGATGCAACCCTGCTAAAATCAACGGTGCACAGGGTTGGAATCTTGGCTGCTTTAAGATCAATCCAAACCAAATCTGTGATAGGATTGATGATCACAGCTTCCCATAATCAAGTGTCTGACAATGGTATCAAAATTGCTGACCCAAATGGTGGAATGTTGTCTCAGCTTTGGGAACCCTTTGCTGATTCCCTTGCCAATGTTGCTGATCCCTTTGAACTTGTTCAGGTTTTTCTCCCTTCATTTTTCATCAGTTGTTGGAGTTTTgggttttgtttattttgtCAATTCTCACAATGTTGGAATTCTGTTcaatttgcattgtttttaattttgaatttgggtttGATGAATTTCATGTTTCCTGAAGTTTTATTTGAGATTGGAGTGTCTTTGAGAATACCCTTCATCTATCTCTATGTTACTCAGATTCAGTACTTGTGTCAGACTCGGCTAGTTATGAAAGGCACTTTGTATCTGTGTTTTGggtccaagatgaagtgttaaGTGTTGATACCTATATTGGGCTTCTGGATCTGATATAGGTGTTTGAGATGAAATGAATGAGTGAGTACTTACTAACATAGCATTTCAAGGACACATAGTTGTCTAATATTAGCTCATATTGTAATTGTGTATGCTGTTCACTGTTCAGCCTCATGGTTGTGGAAGTTGGaatgtttgattttgttggACCTACATTTCTCTCTTCTGGTTGTTCCAACTCTTCAAGGGCGAAGAATAAGATAGAATCGTTGCCCCTATCCTGTTGGTGGCTTGCATTGCTTGTATTCTATTGTTGAAAATAGGATTGCATTGAGTATATATTTGTTAATACCATCTTGTTTAAGTGAGAAATTTGATTTTGAACCTAGAATTTGCTGGTTGTGGGTTGTGCTGAGTTTAATTCACTTTCCGAAACAGCTTATTAGTGATTTTGTGAGTAAGGAGATCATCCCACTTGATAATGTCCGTTCAGCAGAGATCTTGCTGGGAAGAGATACTCGTCCCAGTGGAGAATATCTCCTTGAAGCTGCAAAGCAAGTAATACTTTTCACTTTATGGGCTTTTGGTTGTTACACTGATGCTAATTCTGTAGTTATTTGAATGGTCGCCAAAGTTCTAAATGATCTCCGTATTCCATTCAAGGGTATCAGCTCAATAAAAGGTGCGATTTACCATGATATGGGAATTTTAACCACCCCACAATTACATTGGATGGTCCGTGCTAGGAATATGGGTATGAATTCAACTGAGCATGATTACTTTCAGCAACTCTCACATTCCTACAGGTTAGTGTATACACCATGCAAGTCTATAGAATATTTACATACACCATGGAAGTCTGTACTATGTTTTTCTACTGTCTTTTCGACAATGCTGAACAATTACTTTCTTGTATCACGCACTTAATAATGTTGTTGACTGGTTTAGGTGCTTAGTTGAATTGATCCCAGATGAGAAAAAAGTGAGCAAATCCAATGATATTGTGGTAGTTGATGGGGCTAATGGTGTAGGAGGTGATAAACTTGAAATTTTGAGAGAGTTGTGTGGTGATCTATCAATAGAAGTAAGAAATTCCAGCAAAGGAGAAGGTGTTCTGAACAAAGGAGTTGGAGCTGATTTTGTGCAGAAAGAGAAAGTTGTGCCGTCTGGGTTTGGCCGTAGTGATGTTGGGCTGAGGTTAGTCATCTCTTTCTCATTTTGTTCTGAACTTCTGATCATTAGTATTATATATTTGTACTATAATCTCTTGATTATTTTCTTGTCTGGTGGTTGTCCTGGAACATGAAGCCTCCTTTTAACTACATGAGAAATACGTGTGTTGGTCAAGTGCTAAATTTTGATGCAGATGACAGACATCTGATCACAACCTTAAATTCCAGGCATGAAATTTTGGCTTTTTAACATTTTGGAGGGAGTTTGGATATATCTATTGATTGGTTCATCTAACTGGAgatatattttttgattttaaattcTGGTAATGTCAAATTTTCAATTCTCACCCAGGTGTAGATAGAGATTCAAGTACAGGAGCACTTTTTTTGGCTGAAATAGATTGAACTTTGTGGATTTTAAAATAGGTTTTTCATGTAGAAATGAATTTCAAGCTTTTTGTGGAAAAAAGTACTACGTATATGTTTCTGCTGGATGGCAACCAAGAAATATGGTTTTCAGGACCCCTCTTCTGTGCTGCCTTTTTCTTACTTTGGTATGGATTAAACAAAGCCAAATCTCAAGTTACAATTCTATAACTGAACCACACAGGAAATATTGAATAAGCTATCCTTTCACTTGAAAGTAATCTGTACTCTGAGTAGTTTTATATTCCTATACTTCATGACTGACATGAAGCCCAACTTTAATTCTCTTGTTGTGTCTTCAGACTAGATTTTCAATTTGAAATTTCAACTAATTACTTAATTAGTGTTTGTGATAGCAATGATTTCTGGTTACATCTTTGAAGTTTTCGATTATGTTAAGGAAATTGATCCCATGTGGAAGCTAAGCTAACTGTTGAGATGGTTCTAGCATTTCAGGTGTGCGAGTTTTGATGGGGATGCGGATAGGCTTGTATATTTTCTTGTGCAACCAGACAGTAAATTAATTGACCTTGTTGATGGGGACAAGATACTATCGCTGTTTGCTCATTTTATTAAAGAGCAATTGgatgctctaaaagacaatgaACTTGAAAAACCGTGTGATCCTTATCATCCACGTCTAGGCATAGTGCAAACAGCCTATGCTAATGGGGCATCAACCGCATACCTAAAAAACTTGGGATTGGATGTTGTCTTAACTCCGACTGGAGTGAAATATTTACATGAAAAAGCTTCTGAATATGACATTGGTATATACTTTGAAGCAAATGGCCATGGCACCATATTGTTTTCTGATACTGTACTATCTTGGTTGGAGGATAGAAATAGCGAGCTCTCTTCTGCTTGTACAGGTCAGTtaaaatatacttcctctgttcttatttacatgacacaattatttaatcACGTTTGCTAATGCATGATTTCAAACatttaatatcttcaattacggataagaaaaaattataaacagttgatatttaaaaaatatttaatgagacgaatctaacaagaccccacaACACGAAAATGTTTTTTCTTaaacttgtgtgaatagtgtccaaaacacaattgtgtcatgtaaataagaatggaggaagtatttcttttgtttattaCTTCTTTTATTTACCAATAATTAGACTTCCTAATcaattttctttcctttttcaggCTCGGAAAAGCACAAGGCCGCGTTGAGATTATTAGCTGTCAGTAAATTGATCAATCAGGCTGTTGGTGATGCTTTGAGTGGATTGCTATTGGTGGAAGCCATCTTACTGCATACAGGATGGTCAATTCAGAAATGGAATGAACTCTACAAAGATCTACCTAGCAGACAGCTTAAGGTTTGGCAGTTCGCTTTATTTTTCATAGTTATAAAAGTAATAACTCCATTCTCGTTGACAGAACCCTCATCCCTGTTTGCCTAGTACGTAGTATCTTTCTGTCCTTTGCTAGTCCTAGACTTCCTAGCATTTTTTTGACATAAGGGCTTCTCTTTAGTAGAAATTTCTAGTGCCAAAAAATCCCATTTTTTGCTGGTTTTGTTTCAACATTTGAAAGTTTCTTTTGAAGAGCAGAGTCCTATTGGTATATATAGTTTGCTGTTGCGACTTCTCTGGTTGAGAAGTTCTGAACTGAGCTTTCACTACATAGTACTTactccgtttcgaaataatggggACAATTTACATTTTCAAGTTTGCAATGCAAATTTTTCGAAATtaatatttctaattttttattcataaaaattataaaaaaaaattgatatcccgaaagtacacattgagacgaatcaaacaagaccccacacgactatatttttccttactcATAAATCACAAGTGATAGTCAAATTgaaattgtgaatagtgtcaaaagtcaaaatgtCCCTATCATTTCGAAACGGAGGGAATACATACTAAGGGACATGCAGGTGTGTTGTGTGAAAAAAACTTGCAAAGTGGTTTGTATACTTTCTTAGAGAGGTACGTTTCTTACAGTTGATTACTGCTGAAATTATAAAGCAAATCAAGATAGATCAGTAGTCTTTGCCAATCCTGCTTTTGCAGTTACCGTGGCATATTTAGTTCTAAGACAACCTCTAAAGTGACTTTGGGTTTTGATTTTAACCCATCAGAAGCTTCATGTTactctttttttaatttctttcttCTTTGAGAGAGAGATATTGGAGAGATGTTTACTGTGAATTGTGTAGTGTACTCTTTCTTTCAAGTGCAGGTTATCTGTTCTAACCATGTGCTTCCATAATCATCATCTTTATTGTCGGAGTTTCAGGTTAAGGTAGTCGACAGAACAGCAGTTGTTACTGCAAAGGCTGAGACTGTAGTTGTGCAGCCTGCTGGCATCCAAGAAGCAATTGACACTGCAACTGGTAAAATCTACAACCTCACTACTTATTTGGAACCAAAATCTTATATTTGTTGGTGAAAAAGAAGtgaatttgtatatttttgGGTAGATTTAATTTGGGGTGTGCAAAAATCGGCTGGAACCAGAAAAATGGACCGGACGAGTTGAGAAATATTATTTTCTGTTCATCGGTCCCTGGTTTTGGACCAGACCgattttttctttgaaaagtTAATTTCCTCCTTTAATATGTTGGAAATATTACTACATtatgagattttttattttttattatattttgtagaaaaataataaaaatatatagatATAGGCGTGCAACCGGTCCAAATCAGTTTGGTCCGGTTTTGGACCCATTTTTCCGGTCTGGTCCAAACATAACCGGTCCGAGTCCGGTCCGGGTTTGGACCGGTGAACACCCCTAGCTTTAATCATTCCCGTTTTCGTTTGACGGTTCTATAAGAAAACCACCCATCTATAACTCTCTAAGTGATCACATTATCATTAACGTGTTTCTTTTTCCGTTGAGTGCAGCAAAGTATCGTCATGGACGATGTTTTATCCGGCCATCGGGTACAGAGGACGTCATTCGGGTCTATGCAGAAGCTGCCACTCAAGAAGAGACAGATAGTCTAGCTAATTCAGTAGCAAAGCTTGTAGATCAGTTCCTTGGATTTGGCAGCTCACAATGAATGAGTCACTACTTTGAAGTTTGACCCACTGGTTTTTGTTTTTCCCATCATTTTTCTCTTGTTTAGAAGTATAACTGAATTTGGTTATTTATTCCAAAGTTTAACAGAAACAAGTTATTCCTTTCAATAACAGTGgtgacatcaacaaaaaaaaaagtgttcATGGATGCATTTGCTTGTATAAAAGAACATTATCTTGTCAAAAAATGTTATTA
This Spinacia oleracea cultivar Varoflay chromosome 6, BTI_SOV_V1, whole genome shotgun sequence DNA region includes the following protein-coding sequences:
- the LOC110781501 gene encoding SNF2 domain-containing protein CLASSY 4 produces the protein MEYIPVGKRTRLQKALKRDSFLDSFGVISSDDDDDEEACLVIDKSEFLKTSSRKNSERNSARKDVGFEKNITINRNLSRVYDEHGEIPLGFDDKGKRNVNDDENNGVCANDDAAVDVHSNGGGGDDGVYVDNNVDDEDDDGVHVDNNVDDGDDDANDIVILDDDDDIDDGVRIIDDENVDTHIDDDDDDDDEEEEEEEEEEEEDDGDGDEDEEDDEEDEIEESEEEEEEEEEEEEEKDELKCKSHEKSVEDGGGKRKRGRPPLKKNNEDDELEHTMPRKKSRVKKRQQTSEIQNALLDGILNNRNDDEGLSRISEAYLPLKFRFGDEKVVPKKSEDEQELEGLFMDMDFALGICDIGLQASVKDDDEDDNAVLCHSANMQKKLCVEGKHYWIHDDEIGIKCKFCKIVKVEMKYVTPDFAKDPFGITDKERYTQFPYNDIRLSDKFQFPDLSYDDIRGEPSVDHIPGTVWDLVPGTLLNLHPHQRDGFEFIWRNIAGGIKINELTKSTESSGKGGCIICHAPGTGKTRLAIVFLQSYMKLYPKSRPVILAPYSMLRTWEEEFSRWKVDNDIDIPLINFNEKELSGKEDENVIKACNGSLKDENTIRIAKLQTWFMGKGVLAISYGLFQTLAGDHGNKSSINKKFREAFLKCPGLLVLDEGHTPRNEKSGIFQVLSEVVTKKRVILSGTPFQNNFEELHNTIALVREEFGFGVHSFNHLNDDRKIEKLRKQIKPFVHVHNGEILRDTLGGLFHSLVVLKPSDLQKMFFDILATIRRHFIKFDNLISVTSVHPSIFYEQEEPGFFIDEEQELLLKKHKMDVEAGVKVWFLIELIKLCKGERVLVFGQCLSPLNFIGELLKTLFQWNKGKEFLYIDGKQNMKERQSSISLFNDPKSEAKVLLASTKACCEGISLVGASRVVLLDVVWNPSVERQAISRAYRLGQKKDVFVYQLITSGTLEEEKFRRQAEKERFSKLLFSSSSSSEEETVQKKKKGLRVVSEDCVLEEMTNHENTKNMFEKIVSQPKADDFIKTFGSLNM
- the LOC110781520 gene encoding phosphoacetylglucosamine mutase isoform X2; translated protein: MNQEQSSLVLQSSSNFSPPKGVKLSYGTAGFRADATLLKSTVHRVGILAALRSIQTKSVIGLMITASHNQVSDNGIKIADPNGGMLSQLWEPFADSLANVADPFELVQLISDFVSKEIIPLDNVRSAEILLGRDTRPSGEYLLEAAKQGISSIKGAIYHDMGILTTPQLHWMVRARNMGMNSTEHDYFQQLSHSYRCLVELIPDEKKVSKSNDIVVVDGANGVGGDKLEILRELCGDLSIEVRNSSKGEGVLNKGVGADFVQKEKVVPSGFGRSDVGLRCASFDGDADRLVYFLVQPDSKLIDLVDGDKILSLFAHFIKEQLDALKDNELEKPCDPYHPRLGIVQTAYANGASTAYLKNLGLDVVLTPTGVKYLHEKASEYDIGIYFEANGHGTILFSDTVLSWLEDRNSELSSACTGSEKHKAALRLLAVSKLINQAVGDALSGLLLVEAILLHTGWSIQKWNELYKDLPSRQLKVKVVDRTAVVTAKAETVVVQPAGIQEAIDTATAKYRHGRCFIRPSGTEDVIRVYAEAATQEETDSLANSVAKLVDQFLGFGSSQ
- the LOC110781520 gene encoding phosphoacetylglucosamine mutase isoform X1, translating into MNQEQSSLVLQSSSNFSPPKGVKLSYGTAGFRADATLLKSTVHRVGILAALRSIQTKSVIGLMITASHNQVSDNGIKIADPNGGMLSQLWEPFADSLANVADPFELVQLISDFVSKEIIPLDNVRSAEILLGRDTRPSGEYLLEAAKQGISSIKGAIYHDMGILTTPQLHWMVRARNMGMNSTEHDYFQQLSHSYRCLVELIPDEKKVSKSNDIVVVDGANGVGGDKLEILRELCGDLSIEVRNSSKGEGVLNKGVGADFVQKEKVVPSGFGRSDVGLRCASFDGDADRLVYFLVQPDSKLIDLVDGDKILSLFAHFIKEQLDALKDNELEKPCDPYHPRLGIVQTAYANGASTAYLKNLGLDVVLTPTGVKYLHEKASEYDIGIYFEANGHGTILFSDTVLSWLEDRNSELSSACTGSEKHKAALRLLAVSKLINQAVGDALSGLLLVEAILLHTGWSIQKWNELYKDLPSRQLKVWQFALFFIVIKVKVVDRTAVVTAKAETVVVQPAGIQEAIDTATAKYRHGRCFIRPSGTEDVIRVYAEAATQEETDSLANSVAKLVDQFLGFGSSQ